A part of Kryptolebias marmoratus isolate JLee-2015 linkage group LG8, ASM164957v2, whole genome shotgun sequence genomic DNA contains:
- the LOC108235284 gene encoding YTH domain-containing family protein 1, with protein MSTTSIDPQRSKGQASKVQNGSLHQKETVHDNDFEPYLTGQSTQNNSYQSITDPYLSSYYAPSIGFPYPLSEAPWSTGGDPPIPYLTPYGPLSNGDHHFMPDTVFGQPGGLGSSIYPHRFNFFPENPAFSAWGTSGSQGQQTQSSAYGGSYSYPPSSLGGTLVPDGQTGFHNDTLNKAPGMNSLEQGMVGLKIGADVPGQGSGVKAVGSVIGGSAVAATGNGATPIGMPPPKPTSWAAIASKPAKPQQLKAKVKPGMPNPGGALPPPPIKHNMNIGTWDKGPVTKVATAPLQQQQPLGLPHAMPPQGPMQPPPPQSLVQPQMQPMALQPQPPHHHHQHHQPPPQPYQNHTQPPQPQTRWVAPRNRNQGYGQGGPGQDGSGMMGVVGVGNNGPQTSAGQGSGGESHPVLEKLRASHSYNPKDFDWNLKNGRVFIIKSYSEDDIHRSIKYSIWCSTEHGNKRLDSAFRAMNGKGPVYLLFSVNGSGHFCGVAEMRSPVDYGTSAGVWAQDKWKGKFDVDWLFVKDVPNSQLRHIRLENNDNKPVTNSRDTQEVPLEKAKQVLKIIATYKHTTSIFDDFSHYEKRQEEEEEVRKTFEPAQIQNRSRLDQERQNRNKQ; from the exons ATGTCTACCACAAGCATTGACCCTCAG AGATCGAAGGGACAAGCGTCTAAAG TGCAAAATGGTTCACTGCATCAGAAGGAGACTGTCCATGACAATGACTTTGAGCCATACCTCACTGGTCAATCAACTCAG AACAACAGCTACCAGTCCATCACCGATCCCTACCTGTCAAGCTACTATGCTCCCTCCATTGGATTTCCGTACCCGCTAAGCGAGGCCCCCTGGTCCACAGGTGGAGACCCGCCTATTCCATACCTCACGCCCTACGGACCTTTGAGTAACGGAGATCACCATTTCATGCCGGACACAGTGTTTGGCCAGCCAGGGGGACTGGGAAGCAGTATCTACCCTCACAGGTTTAACTTTTTTCCTGAAAACCCTGCCTTCTCTGCTTGGGGGACGAGTGGCTCCCAGGGCCAGCAGACTCAAAGTTCAGCCTATGGCGGCAGCTATAGTTATCCTCCCAGCTCCCTGGGGGGCACTCTGGTGCCTGATGGTCAGACGGGCTTTCACAACGACACCCTGAACAAAGCCCCTGGCATGAACAGCCTGGAACAGGGTATGGTTGGCTTGAAGATTGGAGCGGATGTCCCTGGTCAGGGGTCAGGAGTCAAAGCTGTGGGGTCTGTGATTGGCGGATCTGCGGTGGCAGCCACAGGAAATGGCGCCACACCGATTGGAATGCCTCCACCTAAGCCCACCTCTTGGGCAGCCATTGCTAGCAAACCTGCcaaaccacagcagctgaaagctaaggTGAAGCCAGGGATGCCCAATCCAGGGGGAGCTCTTCCCCCACCACCcatcaaacacaacatgaacATTGGGACCTGGGACAAGGGCCCAGTGACTAAGGTAGCTACAGCcccactgcagcagcagcagcctcttGGCCTGCCTCATGCCATGCCACCTCAAGGACCCAtgcagcctcctcctccccagTCTTTAGTGCAACCCCAGATGCAACCTATGGCCTTACAGCCCCAGCcccctcaccaccaccaccagcaccatCAGCCACCACCTCAACCCTACCAAAACCACACCCAGCCACCTCAACCCCAGACCCGTTGGGTTGCGCCACGCAACCGGAACCAGGGTTACGGGCAGGGTGGCCCTGGCCAAGACGGAAGTGGTATGATGGGAGTGGTTGGTGTTGGGAACAACGGTCCTCAAACATCCGCTGGTCAGGGGTCTGGTGGAGAGTCCCACCCGGTGCTGGAAAAGCTGCGTGCCTCCCATAGTTACAATCCCAAGGACTTTGACTGGAACCTGAAGAATGGCCGTGTTTTCATCATTAAGAGCTACTCTGAGGATGATATTCATCGCTCCATCAAGTATTCCATCTGGTGCAGCacggagcacggcaacaagcgGCTGGACTCAGCCTTCCGGGCCATGAACGGGAAAGGTCCGGTGTACCTGCTCTTCAGCGTCAACGGCAGTGGTCATTTCTGCGGCGTGGCAGAAATGCGCTCACCAGTGGACTATGGGACCAGCGCTGGTGTTTGGGCACAGGACAAGTGGAAGGGCAAGTTTGACGTGGACTGGTTGTTTGTTAAGGACGTGCCTAACAGCCAGCTGCGTCACATTCGCCTggaaaacaatgacaacaagCCGGTGACCAACTCCCGTGACACGCAGGAGGTTCCTCTGGAGAAGGCCAAACAGGTGCTCAAGATCATCGCCACCTACAAACACACCACCTCGATCTTCGATGACTTCTCCCATTATGAGAAGAggcaggaagaagaggaggaggtgcgCAAG ACCTTTGAACCCGCTCAGATACAGAACCGCTCTCGGTTGGATCAG GAGCGCCAAAACAGGAATAAACAATAG